In Chryseobacterium camelliae, one DNA window encodes the following:
- a CDS encoding DUF434 domain-containing protein yields MNNRNRGKNTGDDVLFGTEKQLEKLRAAVSDMHYLLSRGYPEKTSSELVGNRYRLKSRQIQALRGASASELQLKERQTKQVAVQDLENKAVFLDGFNVLILLESLLSEAYIFEGLDGCFRDLSGVHGTYKRVNQTLKSVELIASFYKKSGISKLVWVFDQPVSNSGRMKQMVADFASEQHLDWEAELQFNPDQFIAEHAEIAVSSDAWILDHCKSWFNLVRYLIHEEELSVNSVRIIHDEPF; encoded by the coding sequence ATGAATAACAGGAACCGTGGTAAGAATACCGGTGACGATGTATTGTTTGGAACTGAGAAGCAGCTTGAAAAACTGAGAGCGGCAGTCAGTGATATGCATTATCTGCTGAGCCGCGGGTACCCGGAAAAAACATCTTCAGAATTGGTTGGTAACCGCTACAGGCTGAAAAGCCGCCAGATTCAGGCACTGCGTGGAGCGTCTGCCTCCGAACTGCAGCTTAAAGAACGGCAAACGAAACAGGTGGCTGTTCAGGACCTAGAGAATAAGGCTGTATTCCTTGACGGCTTTAATGTCCTGATTTTGCTGGAAAGCCTGCTTTCCGAAGCCTATATTTTTGAGGGTCTTGACGGCTGTTTCAGGGATCTTTCGGGTGTTCACGGAACATATAAAAGAGTAAATCAGACGCTGAAGTCAGTGGAACTGATTGCTTCTTTCTATAAAAAATCCGGAATATCAAAACTGGTATGGGTGTTTGATCAGCCGGTTTCCAACAGCGGAAGAATGAAACAGATGGTTGCCGATTTTGCCAGCGAACAGCACCTGGACTGGGAAGCAGAACTGCAATTCAATCCGGATCAGTTTATAGCTGAGCATGCAGAGATCGCTGTTTCTTCAGATGCCTGGATTTTGGACCACTGCAAAAGCTGGTTCAACCTTGTCCGTTACCTGATCCATGAAGAGGAACTCTCTGTAAACTCTGTAAGAATAATCCATGATGAGCCATTTTGA
- a CDS encoding glycoside hydrolase 100 family protein: MFKEEALDVIRKAVTEEGLLASAQQRDNYARVWARDSMMTGYAGILANDPETLEGLEKSILTLAKHQADNGQIPSNVVHGKASFGTHVGRTDATTWWVAITCEYLRTSGNSSLQDQLKEPLYKALSCLKTWEYNQRGLVYSPLGGNWADEYVTSGYTLYDNILRYWALKNVSELYEDDDLKTLAAKTRQLIQDNFIKNESGASKYHETAYAKVSAKPYFWASLNANGYDERFDLAGNALALYLDFDLELHAFSDFLVKVSQEFGHWMLPAFYPVIYPGDDDWRLLENNYSYSFKNEPYHFHNGGSWPIFLGWLSLGLRRKGISSIPDQILEQYESLMNEKGHHFREYYSTDKLLPLGTEQLCFSASGYLMMIEGSNALNPL, translated from the coding sequence ATGTTTAAGGAAGAAGCTTTAGATGTCATCAGAAAAGCGGTCACTGAAGAAGGTCTGCTGGCTTCAGCACAGCAGAGAGACAATTATGCGAGGGTTTGGGCGAGAGATTCCATGATGACAGGATATGCCGGAATCCTGGCCAATGATCCTGAGACGCTTGAGGGACTGGAAAAATCCATTCTGACACTGGCCAAACACCAGGCGGATAACGGACAGATCCCGTCTAATGTAGTTCATGGAAAAGCAAGTTTCGGAACGCATGTCGGCAGGACCGATGCCACCACATGGTGGGTAGCAATCACCTGCGAATATCTAAGGACTTCAGGAAATTCTTCATTACAGGATCAGCTGAAGGAACCCCTTTACAAGGCGCTTTCATGCCTCAAAACGTGGGAGTATAATCAGAGAGGCCTCGTATACAGTCCGCTTGGTGGGAACTGGGCAGATGAATATGTGACCTCAGGGTATACCTTGTATGATAATATACTGCGATACTGGGCTTTAAAAAATGTTTCTGAATTGTATGAAGATGATGATTTAAAGACTCTGGCAGCGAAAACCAGGCAGCTTATCCAGGACAATTTCATAAAAAATGAATCAGGAGCATCGAAATACCACGAAACGGCGTATGCCAAAGTTTCGGCAAAACCGTATTTCTGGGCATCCTTAAATGCAAACGGATATGATGAACGTTTTGACCTTGCCGGAAATGCACTGGCATTGTACCTTGATTTTGATCTTGAGCTCCATGCTTTTTCAGATTTTCTTGTAAAGGTGAGCCAGGAGTTCGGGCACTGGATGCTTCCTGCTTTTTATCCTGTGATTTATCCCGGAGATGATGACTGGAGGCTGCTCGAAAACAATTACAGCTACAGCTTTAAAAACGAACCGTATCATTTCCACAACGGAGGCTCATGGCCGATCTTTTTAGGATGGCTCTCCCTGGGTCTGAGGAGAAAAGGCATAAGCAGTATTCCGGATCAGATTCTGGAGCAGTACGAATCCCTGATGAATGAAAAAGGCCATCATTTCCGGGAATACTATTCTACGGATAAATTGCTGCCGCTGGGAACTGAACAGCTTTGTTTTTCTGCTTCAGGCTACCTGATGATGATTGAGGGCTCCAATGCCCTAAACCCTTTATAA
- the deoD gene encoding purine-nucleoside phosphorylase — translation MSIHISAKKGEIAKVVLQPGDPLRAKYIAENFLEGAKLVSQTRGIFYYTGLYKGKEITVGASGMGFPSIGIYSFELFTEYEVDTIIRIGTCGAYTTDLKVFDLLNVEYAASESTYAKYAWGIDDEILSHQGNIFHTINETAQEMSLTTKATNIHSSDIFYRKDPAIPAIATKNNCPAVEMEAFGLFANAQHLGKNAATILTVSDIIPTHENISADQREKALKPMIELALEAGIRSL, via the coding sequence ATGAGTATCCACATCAGTGCAAAAAAAGGGGAAATTGCCAAGGTTGTTTTACAGCCGGGCGATCCTCTGCGCGCCAAATATATTGCTGAAAATTTCCTGGAAGGAGCTAAACTGGTGAGCCAGACCAGAGGCATTTTCTATTACACAGGCCTGTACAAGGGAAAAGAAATCACCGTTGGAGCCAGCGGTATGGGTTTTCCGAGTATCGGGATCTATTCTTTCGAGCTGTTTACGGAATATGAGGTGGATACCATCATCAGGATCGGAACCTGTGGCGCTTATACCACAGATCTGAAAGTTTTTGACCTCCTGAACGTAGAATATGCCGCCAGTGAAAGTACCTACGCGAAGTACGCCTGGGGAATTGATGATGAAATCCTTTCCCACCAGGGAAATATTTTCCATACAATCAATGAAACGGCACAGGAAATGTCTTTGACAACAAAAGCTACGAACATTCATAGCAGCGACATTTTTTACAGAAAAGATCCGGCGATTCCTGCAATTGCGACAAAGAACAATTGCCCTGCCGTAGAAATGGAAGCTTTCGGACTGTTTGCCAATGCCCAGCATCTGGGGAAAAATGCAGCGACAATCCTTACCGTTTCCGATATAATCCCGACGCATGAAAATATTTCTGCGGACCAGAGGGAAAAAGCATTGAAACCAATGATCGAACTGGCCCTGGAAGCGGGGATCAGGAGTTTATAG
- a CDS encoding AAA family ATPase — translation MNHTIEKLNRVLSYVKNTFVGKDDVVDLLGISLLARENAFLYGPPGTAKSAIVRTLANTVKDGKNFEYLLTRFTEPNEIFGPFDIRKLKEGELLTNTNGMMPEASMVFLDEIFNANSAILNSLLMALNEKIFKRGKETKHLPALMFVGASNILPEDEALNALFDRFLIRINVDYVNPELLQQVLLAGRKLENNTDTEVPEILSDEIRELQDLCKTIDLRPVYEVYINTVISLRNTGIAISDRRAVKMQNLIAASALICGRNEAILSDLWVLKHIWDTEEQIEILEGIINRTIEKDAHPKSHPQSLHNKTPNPEEVMKDVKILVEKWDGGVLSFEEQNVIKDKLRYLQTRCDWIRNPEQKQYIQQEIENLWQKILQSI, via the coding sequence ATGAATCATACTATAGAAAAACTAAACCGTGTCCTCAGCTATGTTAAAAATACTTTCGTAGGCAAAGACGATGTGGTAGACCTGTTGGGAATATCTTTGTTGGCCAGGGAAAACGCATTTCTTTACGGGCCTCCCGGGACGGCAAAATCCGCGATCGTAAGAACTCTGGCCAACACCGTGAAGGATGGAAAGAACTTCGAGTATCTTTTGACACGTTTTACGGAACCTAATGAGATTTTCGGGCCTTTTGACATCAGGAAGCTCAAAGAGGGTGAATTATTGACCAATACTAATGGAATGATGCCGGAAGCATCCATGGTTTTTCTGGATGAGATCTTCAATGCCAATTCTGCCATCCTGAACTCACTCCTGATGGCATTGAATGAGAAAATATTCAAAAGGGGAAAGGAAACTAAACATCTTCCTGCGCTCATGTTCGTGGGAGCGAGCAATATCCTTCCTGAAGATGAGGCACTGAATGCCTTATTCGACCGTTTCCTGATCCGGATCAATGTAGATTATGTGAATCCTGAACTTCTACAGCAGGTACTTCTAGCAGGAAGAAAACTGGAGAATAATACCGATACGGAGGTTCCTGAAATTCTTTCGGATGAGATCCGGGAGCTGCAGGATCTGTGCAAAACCATTGATCTTAGACCCGTTTATGAAGTCTATATAAACACGGTTATCAGCCTGAGAAATACCGGGATTGCCATCTCCGACCGAAGGGCGGTAAAAATGCAGAACCTTATTGCAGCCAGTGCTCTGATCTGCGGAAGGAATGAAGCCATTCTTTCCGATCTGTGGGTATTGAAGCACATCTGGGATACGGAAGAGCAGATCGAAATCCTGGAAGGAATCATTAACCGGACGATTGAGAAAGATGCCCATCCGAAATCCCATCCTCAGTCACTTCACAATAAAACTCCAAATCCCGAGGAGGTAATGAAAGATGTTAAAATACTTGTTGAAAAATGGGATGGCGGAGTGCTTAGCTTTGAAGAGCAGAATGTTATTAAAGATAAATTAAGATACCTTCAGACCCGTTGCGACTGGATCAGGAATCCTGAGCAGAAACAGTACATCCAACAGGAAATCGAAAATCTATGGCAAAAGATCCTTCAGAGCATATAA
- a CDS encoding TonB-dependent receptor: MESKTFTKLCILGAMNTAAFMFAQNTSNDTIARDKAIDEVVITGNANPKASIKTSTSISTLKMKDIENAAPRTTAEIFRTIPGIRSESSGGEGNSNITVRGVPVSAGGSRYLLIQEDGLPVMQFGDIAFGTQDQFTRFDSFVSRVEALRGGSASVFASNSPAGIINFITKTGEKQGGSIIQQVGLNYRNYRTDFDYGTPIGDNTFISAGGFYRVGDGPRKTGFNSNNGGQFRISLLKKFEKGSFRVYAKVLDDRTAAYMPMPISVTGTDSNPKWSSLSSYNALTGALQTINLQHDRTVGGDGNILDSDISDGMHSVSKAIGAEFNYDLGDGWKFEEKVRYAANGGQFIAPFPASVGTGTEILSAIPGYARAVYSGTNTAVDMNAYYMKMHLFNVTLNNFNNFFNDFNFSKKWDGVKVNAGLYKGLQNINMSWVWNTYLQEVSDNNARLIDVYNAAGTAITDHGLLAYGVPAWGNLNRNYNTKYDVTAPHAQIEINATDKLTIDAGARYDFGRVSGSFSGVTNTKTVRDMNGNGVIDIPEQNVATNDNINVPVNYRYGIFGYSVGANYALNSRNAVFARVSQGGSASADRILFSGYNYTNNDDPALDAVKVNKVNQVEAGYKLRGAQYFLNTTLFLANTTEANFEATTQRKTENKYQSYGVELDGYYKISRMFDIKAGLTYTHAEIRNALDPTIIGNMPRRTPKFMYTVNPNFNVEKLSVGFYLIGVTKSFTQDSNKLIMPAYAIVNPYISYQVLKNLSVAVNGNNVFNTIAVTEAEEASLAGGNGIIRARTLPGSSYSVSVKFDF; the protein is encoded by the coding sequence ATGGAATCAAAAACATTTACCAAATTATGCATTTTAGGTGCAATGAATACAGCAGCATTCATGTTTGCCCAAAATACTTCAAATGATACCATTGCAAGAGATAAAGCCATTGATGAGGTGGTGATTACAGGGAATGCCAATCCAAAGGCTTCCATAAAAACAAGTACTTCTATTTCAACATTGAAAATGAAAGACATTGAAAATGCAGCACCCAGAACTACGGCGGAAATCTTCAGGACTATCCCGGGAATCCGTTCAGAATCATCGGGAGGAGAGGGGAACTCCAATATTACGGTGAGAGGGGTACCGGTTTCGGCAGGAGGATCAAGGTACCTGCTTATCCAGGAAGATGGTCTTCCGGTAATGCAGTTCGGGGATATTGCTTTCGGAACCCAGGATCAGTTTACCCGTTTTGATTCGTTTGTTTCCCGTGTGGAAGCATTGAGAGGAGGTTCGGCATCCGTATTTGCCAGCAATTCACCGGCCGGGATTATCAACTTCATTACCAAAACGGGTGAAAAACAGGGCGGAAGCATCATCCAGCAGGTAGGCCTTAACTATAGGAATTACAGGACTGATTTTGATTACGGAACCCCGATAGGTGACAACACGTTCATCAGCGCAGGAGGGTTTTACAGGGTAGGCGACGGTCCCAGAAAAACAGGATTCAATTCCAATAATGGAGGCCAGTTCAGGATTTCACTGCTTAAAAAGTTTGAAAAGGGAAGCTTCCGAGTATATGCCAAAGTTCTGGATGACCGCACAGCAGCCTATATGCCTATGCCTATTTCTGTAACCGGTACAGACAGTAACCCGAAATGGTCTTCATTATCCAGTTACAATGCGCTTACAGGTGCTTTGCAGACGATCAACCTTCAACATGACAGGACAGTCGGCGGCGATGGCAATATTCTTGACAGTGATATTTCAGACGGGATGCATTCCGTATCAAAGGCTATTGGTGCAGAATTCAACTATGACCTGGGAGACGGATGGAAATTTGAAGAGAAAGTGCGTTATGCTGCCAATGGCGGACAATTTATCGCTCCATTCCCTGCAAGTGTGGGAACCGGAACCGAAATCCTGTCTGCCATTCCGGGTTACGCCAGAGCAGTGTACAGCGGAACCAATACCGCGGTGGATATGAATGCCTACTACATGAAAATGCACCTGTTCAACGTAACGCTGAACAATTTCAATAATTTCTTCAATGATTTCAACTTCAGCAAGAAATGGGATGGGGTAAAAGTGAATGCAGGGCTTTACAAAGGGCTCCAGAACATCAATATGTCATGGGTCTGGAATACCTACCTTCAGGAAGTTAGCGACAACAATGCAAGGCTGATTGATGTATATAATGCTGCAGGAACGGCTATTACAGATCATGGGCTGCTGGCATACGGTGTTCCGGCGTGGGGAAACCTGAACAGGAACTACAATACCAAATATGATGTGACGGCACCTCATGCGCAGATAGAAATCAATGCTACGGATAAGCTGACGATTGATGCGGGGGCAAGGTATGATTTCGGAAGAGTGTCCGGAAGTTTCTCGGGAGTTACCAATACAAAAACTGTACGTGATATGAACGGCAACGGAGTTATTGATATTCCTGAACAGAATGTGGCAACCAATGACAATATCAATGTTCCGGTAAACTACAGATACGGAATCTTCGGGTATTCGGTAGGTGCCAACTATGCACTGAACAGCCGTAATGCCGTATTCGCAAGGGTAAGCCAGGGCGGAAGTGCTTCAGCAGACAGGATCCTGTTTTCAGGGTATAACTATACCAACAATGATGACCCGGCGCTGGATGCTGTAAAAGTGAACAAAGTAAATCAGGTGGAAGCAGGATACAAATTGAGGGGAGCCCAGTATTTCCTTAATACAACCTTATTCCTTGCCAATACCACAGAGGCCAATTTTGAGGCTACCACACAGAGAAAAACGGAAAATAAGTATCAATCCTACGGAGTCGAACTGGACGGATATTACAAAATCAGCAGAATGTTTGACATTAAGGCCGGACTTACCTATACCCACGCAGAAATAAGAAATGCACTGGATCCTACCATCATCGGAAATATGCCTAGAAGGACCCCGAAGTTTATGTATACGGTAAATCCTAATTTCAATGTGGAAAAATTAAGCGTTGGCTTTTATCTGATCGGTGTAACTAAATCCTTTACACAGGATTCCAATAAGTTGATCATGCCTGCATATGCCATTGTAAATCCTTACATTTCTTATCAGGTGCTTAAAAACCTTTCAGTCGCTGTAAACGGTAACAATGTATTCAATACCATTGCGGTAACAGAAGCGGAAGAGGCTTCGCTTGCCGGAGGCAACGGGATCATAAGAGCACGTACTTTACCGGGAAGCAGTTATAGCGTAAGTGTTAAATTTGATTTTTAA
- a CDS encoding MFS transporter: MTKRIIPRLSFWQIWNMNVGFFGIQYSFGLQQTAVNPIYSFLGAHAEQLPILNLAGPITGLLIQPLIGAISDKTWSNRWGRRKPFFLLGAVLCSLALFAFPFSSTIWMAAGLLWILDAANNTAMEPYRAFIADKLPQEQQTFGFQMQSLFVGAGITLANLSLFVFQKYLGGNSANGGIPVWVYYSFFLGSFCSIASVAWSVYKTPEIPPTDEELEELKKAKEQSNFFTPFVEIIMAIREMPKLLWHLALVYLFQWYALFCYWQFITPMLKWSLYGISESDEQKANHIAELTQKGISVAASDLSWTKNILHTVEVAVGQTGLMNGSYNIVTILSALLLVPFAKKFSTKKTYIFCLFLTGLGIAILPLIKNEYLILLPMIALGIGWAAMMGLPYSMVSPAIPANKRGIYMGVINMMIVIPMLIQTLSFGFIYHTILGNNPSSAIALAGILFIVASGCVFFMQVKENKVQG, from the coding sequence ATGACAAAAAGAATCATTCCCCGCCTGAGCTTCTGGCAGATCTGGAACATGAATGTGGGCTTTTTTGGTATCCAATACAGTTTTGGCTTGCAGCAGACGGCTGTTAATCCCATCTACTCATTTCTGGGCGCCCATGCCGAGCAACTGCCTATCCTGAACCTGGCCGGTCCGATTACCGGATTGCTGATCCAGCCTCTGATCGGTGCTATCAGTGATAAAACCTGGAGCAACCGCTGGGGGAGAAGGAAGCCTTTTTTCCTGTTGGGTGCTGTATTATGCAGCCTCGCCCTTTTCGCCTTTCCGTTCAGCTCTACCATCTGGATGGCTGCAGGCCTCCTCTGGATCCTGGACGCGGCCAACAACACCGCGATGGAGCCTTACCGTGCTTTTATTGCCGATAAGCTTCCCCAAGAACAGCAGACCTTCGGGTTTCAGATGCAGAGCCTGTTTGTAGGAGCGGGAATTACCTTGGCCAATTTATCACTTTTCGTATTCCAGAAATATCTGGGCGGAAATTCAGCAAACGGAGGGATTCCGGTATGGGTGTACTATTCTTTTTTCCTGGGATCATTCTGTTCCATAGCTTCCGTAGCCTGGTCGGTGTATAAAACACCTGAAATACCGCCTACGGATGAAGAATTGGAAGAACTTAAAAAAGCCAAGGAACAGAGCAATTTCTTTACGCCGTTCGTGGAAATCATTATGGCGATCCGGGAAATGCCTAAACTGCTCTGGCATCTGGCATTGGTCTATCTGTTCCAATGGTATGCCCTGTTTTGTTACTGGCAGTTCATTACGCCAATGCTGAAATGGTCATTGTACGGGATTTCCGAATCCGATGAGCAGAAAGCTAACCACATTGCGGAATTAACCCAAAAAGGAATTTCAGTAGCAGCATCAGACCTGTCATGGACCAAAAATATTCTTCACACAGTGGAAGTAGCAGTAGGACAGACCGGGCTTATGAACGGTTCATATAATATTGTGACAATCCTGTCAGCATTGCTGCTCGTGCCCTTTGCCAAAAAATTCTCTACGAAAAAAACGTATATTTTCTGCCTTTTTCTCACCGGTCTGGGCATTGCCATACTGCCTCTGATTAAAAACGAATACCTGATCCTGCTGCCGATGATTGCCCTCGGAATCGGATGGGCTGCTATGATGGGACTGCCGTATTCTATGGTTTCTCCGGCAATACCGGCTAACAAAAGGGGGATTTATATGGGTGTGATCAATATGATGATTGTAATTCCGATGCTCATCCAGACACTTTCATTCGGCTTCATTTATCATACGATACTAGGCAATAATCCTTCGTCTGCCATTGCTCTGGCGGGAATCCTGTTTATCGTTGCGAGCGGATGTGTATTTTTCATGCAGGTTAAAGAAAACAAGGTTCAGGGATGA
- a CDS encoding APC family permease, with protein MELRIHPFPKNNYPRKGFLIKGSEPVIWLREMEMLGIDLAQVRSFPVPSTEPNILYGCFLVFQNIAPAEIGKNVYFQCVDDKLFIPEYTLFYPKVYPEEWSAAGAEFLLMHPEFGMVKLNEEIDWVSLISDPLPSEGKIRKPSSGVKIPREIKTFGVEIDDEKILEALQKPQTEQEWMDNLPFNLQKVMNGNKKEIEKYLKYIEKYPERAVDLGVPLDVTGTSRGDGFAKFIFNSTWFGKLFGGGSARESSAFSSRYRWMFWAFLMGIVLVMLIIDFNKEESSYEEPISSGKISGRPDDNMMTPTVAYQSGVTDIDLKIDSIYGKKRNELMREHVNASASLAGKNEKSYYEYLRKGGRQIGEIQNDLSKLNERTEAATDSLRRVYRKKIVKYLVQNELTLRKKIADSLRKTASGKPADEGVVKKILKKKQLLIEDSLGRLYGTKEYPEPPAVNPEKSLHARKGNQASTDQEQGISFTEIFWLIISMIGIVGLYSFVVKKKSLNLGGDHVPAGIKIFLMLVLVAMVAYIFYPLIEMFGYNWFVWILIICVILLLYRLFSEDKTILKSNKDE; from the coding sequence ATGGAACTTAGAATACACCCCTTTCCGAAAAATAATTATCCCAGAAAAGGATTCCTGATTAAAGGATCTGAACCTGTGATTTGGCTGCGTGAAATGGAGATGCTGGGGATAGATCTGGCTCAGGTCCGGTCATTTCCTGTTCCTTCCACTGAGCCCAATATCTTGTACGGCTGTTTTCTGGTCTTTCAGAATATCGCTCCTGCTGAAATCGGGAAGAATGTATATTTTCAATGTGTAGATGACAAGCTTTTTATTCCTGAATATACCCTGTTTTATCCTAAAGTGTATCCTGAAGAATGGAGTGCTGCCGGTGCGGAATTTCTGCTTATGCATCCGGAATTCGGAATGGTGAAACTGAATGAAGAAATAGACTGGGTTTCATTGATCAGCGATCCTTTGCCGTCAGAGGGAAAAATCAGGAAACCTTCATCAGGAGTAAAGATTCCCCGGGAAATTAAGACCTTCGGCGTAGAAATAGACGATGAGAAAATACTGGAAGCTCTTCAGAAGCCGCAGACCGAGCAGGAATGGATGGATAATCTTCCGTTCAATCTGCAAAAAGTAATGAACGGCAATAAAAAGGAAATCGAAAAATACCTGAAGTATATTGAGAAATACCCGGAAAGAGCTGTTGATCTTGGCGTTCCGCTGGATGTTACCGGAACTTCCCGGGGTGACGGTTTTGCAAAGTTCATATTTAACAGTACCTGGTTTGGAAAATTGTTCGGTGGAGGCAGCGCAAGAGAAAGTTCTGCATTTTCAAGCAGATACCGGTGGATGTTCTGGGCATTCCTGATGGGTATTGTCCTCGTAATGCTGATTATAGATTTCAACAAAGAAGAGTCTTCCTATGAAGAGCCTATATCTTCAGGTAAGATTTCCGGGAGACCTGATGATAACATGATGACTCCAACAGTTGCTTATCAATCCGGTGTAACCGATATCGATCTGAAAATTGATTCCATCTACGGGAAAAAACGGAATGAACTGATGAGGGAGCATGTGAATGCTTCAGCCAGCTTAGCGGGCAAAAATGAAAAAAGCTATTATGAATACCTGCGGAAGGGCGGCAGGCAGATCGGGGAAATTCAGAATGATCTGTCAAAGCTGAATGAACGCACTGAAGCTGCTACCGATTCGCTGAGAAGAGTTTACCGTAAGAAAATTGTCAAATACCTGGTGCAGAATGAACTGACGTTAAGAAAAAAGATTGCGGACTCCCTGCGGAAAACAGCCTCAGGAAAGCCTGCCGATGAAGGGGTTGTAAAGAAGATACTGAAAAAGAAGCAGCTGCTGATAGAAGACTCGCTGGGGCGTCTCTATGGAACCAAGGAGTATCCGGAACCTCCGGCTGTTAATCCTGAAAAATCTTTACATGCTCGAAAAGGCAATCAGGCGTCAACGGATCAAGAGCAAGGCATTTCTTTTACAGAGATTTTTTGGCTGATCATTTCCATGATCGGAATCGTAGGCCTGTATTCTTTTGTGGTGAAGAAAAAAAGCCTGAATCTTGGAGGAGATCATGTTCCGGCCGGAATCAAGATTTTCCTGATGTTGGTGCTTGTCGCTATGGTTGCCTATATTTTCTATCCGCTGATTGAGATGTTCGGGTACAACTGGTTCGTATGGATCCTCATCATCTGTGTGATCCTGTTGCTGTACCGCCTGTTCAGTGAAGATAAAACCATTTTAAAATCAAATAAAGATGAATAA
- a CDS encoding uridine kinase family protein produces the protein MIGDIIELNENHLASAREILEILKKHFLLAQKHKIAVGIAGESGSGKSVTAFALQKVLHEMNIKSIVLQMDDYFKLPPRTNHENRLISLENIGPHEVNLKKLSENIDDFKKGVAIIEKPLVHYRENSIQTEVLETSECEVVIVEGTYILELEDFEYKIFIDRNYKDTYKNRMQRNRDEKSDFVEKVLDIEHHIIRNFKNNADLILDKNYNPVIPQ, from the coding sequence ATGATTGGTGATATTATAGAACTGAATGAAAACCATCTGGCAAGTGCCAGAGAAATATTGGAGATCCTGAAGAAGCACTTCCTGCTGGCTCAAAAACACAAAATTGCTGTTGGAATTGCAGGTGAAAGCGGAAGCGGCAAATCTGTGACTGCTTTTGCCCTTCAGAAAGTTCTTCATGAAATGAACATAAAGAGCATCGTGCTGCAAATGGATGATTATTTTAAGCTTCCACCCAGAACCAACCATGAGAACCGTCTGATTTCCCTGGAAAACATAGGCCCTCATGAAGTAAATCTGAAAAAGCTTTCCGAAAATATAGACGATTTTAAAAAGGGAGTGGCGATTATTGAAAAACCATTGGTCCATTATCGCGAAAACAGCATTCAGACTGAAGTTCTGGAAACTTCGGAATGCGAGGTGGTCATCGTTGAAGGGACTTACATCTTAGAACTTGAAGATTTCGAATATAAAATATTCATAGACCGCAACTATAAAGATACCTATAAGAACCGCATGCAGCGGAACCGGGATGAGAAAAGTGACTTTGTAGAAAAAGTACTGGATATAGAACATCATATCATCCGTAATTTTAAAAATAATGCCGATCTTATCCTCGACAAAAACTATAATCCGGTAATTCCCCAATAG